CGCCCAGACCAAGGACGAGAAGTACCGCAAGGCCCTCGACCAGCTCCGCGAGCAGCTGCGCAAACAGCCCCGCACGAGTGAAGGCGGCTACTGGCACAAGCTCAAGTACCCGCAGCAAATGTGGCTCGATGGAGCCTACATGGCCAGTCCGTTTCTGGCCCAGTACGCGGCTACTTTCAATGAGCCGGCCGCTTTCGACGAGGTAGCCAACCAGCTGATTTTGCTGGAAAAGCACCTGCGCGACCCCCAAACCGGCCTGCTCTACCATGGCTACGACGAAAGCCGGCAGCAGATTTGGGCCAACAAAACCACCGGTGCCTCGCCCAACGTCTGGGGCCGGGCTATGGGCTGGTACGGTATGGCCCTGGTCGACGTGCTGGACTACTTCCCCGCCAAGCACCCGCAGCGCAAGGAGCTGCTCCAGATTCTGGACCGCCTGGCCGTGGCCGTAGTGAAGTACCAGGACCCCAAATCGGGGTTGTGGTACCAGGTGGTGGATCAGCCCGCCAAGGCCGGCAACTACCTGGAGGCCTCGGCGTCGAGCATGTTCGTGTATGCCTTGGCGAAAGGGACCAACCGCGGTTATTTGCCCAAAACCTACCGCAGCGCGGCTGAGAAAGGTTACGCCGGCATCACCCGGCAGCTGGTGGAAGTGAAGCCCGATGGGGAAGTCAACCTGCTGCAGGTGTGCGAAGTAGCCGGCCTGAGCGCCGACCGGGACGGTAGCTACGAGTACTACATCAAGGAGCCGATTCGGGTAAATGACCCCAAGGGAACCGGCCCATTTATTCTGGCCAGTCTGGAGCTCAACCAATAGCCCTCCAGACTAGCCCCAACCACCCCGCATGAAAAAGACAGTTCTGACTTTATTAGGTAGCCTGCTGCTGCTAAGCGCCGCGGCCCAGACCAAGCCCTGGAAGCACGGCATCCTCACCGACGAGTTTATCCTAGAGAAAATGCCCTTTCCGGAAAGCCACGCCGCCACCATTGCCGAAACGCCCCGGGGCCTGGTCACGGCCTGGTTTGGGGGCACCAAGGAGCGTAACCCCGACGTCGGCATCTGGATCAGCCGGCAGGAAGACGGCCGCTGGACCGCCCCGGTGGAAGTAGCCAACGGCGTGCAGAGCGAAACCCTGCGCTACCCGACCTGGAACCCGGTCCTCTACCAGGTGCCCGGCGGCGAGCTGCTGCTCTTCTACAAAATCGGCCCCAAGCCCTCCGACTGGAAAGGCTACCTGCGCCGCTCCACCGACGACGGCGTGACGTGGTCGGCCGCGGAGGCGCTGCCCGACGGCTACATCGGGCCGGTGAAAAACAAGCCGGTTTTGCTGGCCGACGGCCGTTTGCTGAGCCCCACCAGCACCGAAGGCAGCGGGGGCTGGCGCGTACACCTGGAGGAAACCGCCGACAACGGCAAAACCTGGAAAATGATTGGCCCCATCGAAAACGGGGAAACCAAAGGCGCCATTCAGCCCAGCATTCTAAAGCACAAAAACGGCCAGCTCCAGCTGCTCTGCCGCAGCCGCGACCGGGCCATTCTGGAATCATGGTCGTCGGACCAGGGCCGGACCTGGACCCCGCTGGCCAAAACCACGCTGCCCGGCAACAACTCCGGCACCGACGCCGTGACGCTCAAGGACGGCCGTCAATTGCTGGTCTACAACCACGTGCTGCCGCCCGGCACCTTGGCCAAAGGCCCGCGCACCCCGCTGAACGTGTCGGTTTCCAAGGACGGCAAAACCTGGTACGCGGCGGCCATTCTGGAAGACTCGCCCATCAGCCAGTATTCCTATCCGTCGGTGATTCAAACCCGGGACGGGCTGGTGCATTTCGTGTATACCTGGCGGCGCAAGAGCATCAAGCATGCCGTGCTGGACCCGAAAAAGATGAAGCTGGTGAAAATTAAGGACGGCAAATGGCCCGCCATCAAAGGCTACAAAGCCCCGGAAGGCGCCGCCGAAATTACCAAGGACTGAATCCACTCATGTTCAAACCGCTTTACTTCTTCGCTGCCGGGCTTCTACTCACGGTTGCTACCACCGCCCGGGCCCAAACCTCGGACGAGCAATACCGCGAGCCGCTGCAGCAGGTGCTCGACGAAATCCAGCAGCGCTACGGGGTGAAAATCCGGCCCGACGCGGCCATGGTCAAGGACAAGTACGTGACCTACGCCCAGTGGCGCTTCCGCCCCGACGTGGAGGAAACCCTGCGCAACGTGCTGGGCCCCCTCGATTATCAGGCCGCCAAAACGGGCGACAAAACTTACAAGCTCAAAACCTACCAGTACCATCTCAAAACGCCGGAAGAAGGCGTCAGCCAGCTAAAAGAGTTGGCTGCCCGCTACCACGACCAGGCCAGTTGGGAACAGCGCAAAGCGGAACTGCGCAGCTGTATCTGGGACGCGTTGCGGCTTTCCCCGCTGCCCGCCAAGCCCGCCAGCAAGCCCCTCATCACGAACAAACGCACGTACGACGGTTACACGGTAGAAAATGTGGCCCTGGAAACCCTGCCCGGCGTGTACGTCACCGGCTCCCTGTACCGCCCGCTCAAGCCCACGGGCAAAATTCCGGTTATCATCAGCCCCGACGGCCACTTCGGCGACGGGCGCTACCGGGCCGATGCTCAAAAGCGCTGCGCCACGCTAGCCCGCATGGGCGCCCTGGTCTACAGCTACGATTTGTTTGCCTGGGGCGAGTCGCTGCTACAGTTCAAGCCCGAGGACCACCGCCGCAGCCTGGCCATGACGGTGCAGGCCCTGAACGGCCTGCGGGCCCTGGACTTTCTGCTAACGCAGAAAAACGCCGATACGGACCGGGTAGCCGTGACCGGTGGCTCGGGTGGCGGCAGCCAGACCATGCTGCTCACCGCCCTCGACGACCGAATTAAAGTCGGTGTGCCAGTAGTCATGCTCTCGACCTACCACAGCGGGGGCTGCCCCTGCGAAAGCGGCATGCCGGTACACCTCTGCGGGGGCGGCACCAACAACGCCGAATTGGCTGCTATGGCCGCCCCGCGCCCCATGCTGGCCATAACCGACGGTGGCGACTGGACCGCCCAGACGCCCGGCGTAGTCATGCCTTACCTGCAGAACATCTATGGCTACTACGGCAAGCCCGGCTTGGTACAGAACGCGCATTTTCCCAAGGAGGGCCACGATTACGGTGCCTCCAAGCGCCAAGCCATGTACCAGTTTATGGCCCAGCACCTGGCCCTGAACCTGCGCATGGCCCAGGATGCCAGCGGCCAGCTAGACGAAACCAAGGTGACCGTGGAGAAGCAGGAGCAACAGCTGGTATTCGGTCCGAAAGGGGAGGGGCTGCCGGCCAATGCCATCCACAGCTTCGAGGCTTTGCAGGCCTTGTTCAACCAGACTGCGGTGCCAGGCCAGGCCGACAAGAATTAGGTCTGCCCCCGTGTAGCGCGGTTCGGCGCCTGCGCCGTGGGTGCCGAACCGCGCCGTCTGCCCGAATAACCCAGAACCACCTTGGCGCCTTTGGCGCCAGCGCCAAGTACAGTTCAGCGCTACACTCAGACCCGCTTGATGATCCGCTCGATTCCCGCCAGCCTCCTCCTGCTACTCAGCGCACTGACCATGCCGGCCCGCGCCGCCGACATCTGGGTGGCCCCCAATGGCTCCGACCGCAACCCCGGCACCGCCGCCCAGCCCCTGGCTACCTTGACCATGGCCCTGCGCCAGGCCCGCGACCTGCGCCGTTTGCGCGACGCCTCGGTGCAGAACGGGGTGCATATCTGGGTGAAAGGCGGCGAGTATCGGCTAGCGGAGCCCTGGCTGTTTCGGCCCGAAGACGCCGGCACCGCCAGCAGTCCAACCATTATCGAAGCCGCGCCCGGGGAGCAGCCGGTACTGAGCGGCGGCATGTCGGTGACGGGCTGGAAGAAAGCAGCGGCAGCCGTGCCCGGCCTGCCCAAGGTAGCGCAGGGGCAGCTGTGGGTGGCCGATGCGCCTCTGCTGGCCGGCCGTACCTTTGATTTTCGCCAGCTCTGGGTAAACGGCCGCAAGGCCATCCGCGCCCGCACGCCCAACAACGACCAGCTGCCCCGCCTGCTGCGTTGGGACACCAACAAACGCGAAGCCTGGATTCCGGCCGCCGCGCTGGGTGGGGTGAAGCAGCCGGGCCAGCTGGAAATGGTGCTGCACCAGATGTGGGCCGTCAACGTGCTGCGGGTGAAGTCGGTAGTGGCGCAGGGCAAGGAAGCCCGCGTGACCTTCCACGAGCCCGAAAGCCGCATTCAGTTCGAGCACCCCTGGCCCCGGCCCATCATCGACGGCAAAAACGGCAGCTCGGCCTTCTACCTGACCAACGCCGTGGAGCTGCTGGATAAGCCCGGCGAGTGGTTTTACGATGCCGCCCGCGGGCAGCTACTCTACTGGCCACGCCCCGGCGAAAACCTGAGCACCGCGCAGGTGATAGTCCCCGCCCTCGAGACCCTGGTGCGCGTGTCGGGCTCACTTGACCAGCCAGTCAGCTACGTGCAGTTCCGGGGCCTGACTTTCGCCTATACTACCTGGCTGCGGCCCTCCGAGCAGGGCCACGTACCGCTGCAGGCCGGCTTGTTTATGCTCGATGCCTACTCCTTGAAAACGCCCGGCACTCCCGACAAGAAAGACCTCGAAAACCAGGCCTGGCTGGGCCGCCCGTCCGCTGCCGTGGAGCTGAGCGGGGCCCACCATACCAGCTTCACGCGCTGCCGCTTCGAGCATCTGGCCTCTGCCGGGCTCGACTACCGGAGTGGCACCCACGACGACGCCGTGACGGGCTGCACTTTCCGCGACATTGCCGGCAACGGCCTGCAAATGGGCAAGTTCTCCGACGAAGGCACCGAAACCCACCTGCCTTACAACCCCATCGACCCGCGGGAAATCTGCACCAACGAGGTGGTGGAAAACAACCTGCTGACCGACTGCGGCAACGAGGACTGGGGCTGCGTGGGCATAGCCGCCGGCTACGTGCGCCAGACTACCATTCGCCACAACGAAATCAGCCAAGTGCCCTACACCGGTATTAGCCTGGGCTGGGGCTGGACCAAAACGGCCAACGCCATGCACGATAACCGCTTGACCGGTAATTACATCCACCACTATGCCCAGCACACCTACGACGTGGCCGGCATCTACACGCTGTCGGCCCAGCCCGGCACCGTCATCAGTGAAAACCGGGTGGAGGAAATTGGGCACGCGCCCTACGTGCACGACCCGGACCACTGGTTTTACCTCTACCTCGACGAGGGCTCCTCCGGCATTACGGTGCAGGACAACTGGTGCCCGGCCGAGAAATTTCTGGCCAATGCCAACGGCCCAAACAACGTCTGGAAAAACAACGGGCCGATGGTGTCCGACGCCATTAAGCAGGCCGCCGGCCTGGAGCCCGCCTACCACGACCTGCGCGCTACTGCCGGCAAGTAAAGCCCTGAAGCTTGGCTTTGGACCACCGGTCATAACGGTCAGCAAAATATTACTTAACCCTACCTTATGCTGAATTCCCGCCTAAACCGCATTGCTTTCGTCGTGGCCCTGGCGCTGGGTGGGCAAGTACGGGCCCAGCAGGCCGCCAAAGCCACCTGGATCTGGTACCCGGGCGACTATGAAATCTGGCTTAGCAACCAGATGCAAAACCGCCGCACCGAGCGCGGCTCGTTTTTTCCGCCCTTCTGGCGCCTCGACAGCCACTACCCGCTCATCGACTTTCACCAGGACTTTGACCTGAAGCAGGCCGAGGAGGTGGAGCTGCGTGCCGAGGGCCAGTACAACGTCAAACTCGACGGCAAGCTCATCACCGGCTACCCCACGCGCCTGACGGTGCCCGCGGGCAAGCACCGGCTCAATATCAAAGTCTACAACCAGCAGCACGTACCGGCGGTGTTCGTGCAGGGCAAAACCATCGAGACGGATGGCAAGTGGCTGGTGACCTACGAGGACAAGGAGTGGATTGACGCCTCGGGCAAGGTGTCGGATCAGTCGGGCACCACCTGGCTGACGGCCGGGAGCTGGAACTTCGACGAGGCCCAGGCGCTGCCCTCGGCCTTCAAGCTCAAAACCGAGCCGCGGCGGGCCGCCAAGGTCACGCGCAACGCCGACGGCAGCCTGCTGGTGGATTTCGGGCGCGAAACCTTCGGCTACGTGCGCCTGCACGGGCTGCAAGGGCAGGGGCCGACGACCCTGTACTTCGGCGAGTCGAAGGAGGAGGCGCTGAGCGTGGAAGGCTGCGAGACGCTAGAGCGCCTGGAGGTAAACCAACCGCAGAAGGCCGACAAGCTCACGACGCTGACCAAGGCCTTCCGCTTCGTGAACATCCGGCCGGAAAAGGGCGTGACCGTGGATTCAGTGTCCATGCTCTACGAGTACGCGCCGCTAACGGAGCGGGGGCGGTTCCGGTGCTCGGATGAGCAGCTCAACAAGATCTGGGACGTGGCCGCCTACACCATGCAGCTGACGAGCCGGGAGTTTTTCATCGACGGCATCAAGCGGGATAGATGGGTGTGGTCGGGCGACGCCTACCAGAGCTACCTGATGAACTACTACCTGTACTTCGACACGCCGACGGTGAACCGCACCACCTTCGCTTTGCGCGGCAAGGACCCGGTGACCAGCCACGTGAACACCATCATGGACTACACCTTCTACTGGTTTATCGGCATCTACGACGCCTACCAGTACACCGGCGACAAAACCGTGGTGCAGCAGCTCTACCCGCGCATGCAAAGCCTGATGGACTACTGCCTGAGCCGGCGCAACCAGGACGGCTACATGGAAGGCCTGGCCGGCGACTGGGTGTTCATCGACTGGGCTGAGGGCCTGAGCAAAAAGGGCGAAGTCAGCTTTGAGCAGCTGCTCTTGTGCCGCAGCCTGGAAAGCATGGCTTTGTGCGCCAACGTGGTAGGCGACCAGGCCGGCGCCCGGAAGTACCAGCAGCTGGCCGCTGATCTGAAAGCCAAGATTTTCGCCACCTACTGGAACCCCGCCAAGGGCGCCCTGGTGCACAGCCGCGTCAACGGCCATCCCACCGACAACGTGACGCGCTACGCCAACATGTTCGCCATCTTCTTCGACTACCTCAGCCAGGAGCAGGAGCAGCAGGTGAAAAAATCAGTGCTGCTGAACCCGCAGGTGGCCAAAATCACCACGCCCTACATGCGCTTCTACGAGCTGGAAGCCCTCTGTGCCCTGGGCGAGCAGCCCTACGTGCTCAAGGAAATGAAGAACTATTGGGGCGGCATGCTCAGCGAAGGCGCCACCGCGTTCTGGGAAGAATACGACCCCGCGAAGAAGGGCACCGAGAACCTTTCCATGTACGGCCGGCCCTTCGGCAAAAGCCTCTGCCACGCCTGGGGCGCCAGCCCGATCTACCTGCTGGGTAAGTACTACCTGGGCGTCAAGCCTCTGTCGGCCGGCTACGCTACCTACGAAGTGGTGCCCACGCTCGGCGGCCTGCAGTGGATGGAAGGTTCGGTGCCCACGCCCCAGGGCGACATTGCCGTGCGCGCCACGCCCAAGGAATTGAAAGTAAAAGGCGCCAGTGGTACCGGTACGCTACGCTTTAAAAGCAAAAGCAAGCCCAGCGTCAAAGGCGCCAAAATCCAAGCGAAAGGAGGCGGGCAGTACGAGCTGCAGCTGCAGCCCGGCCGCGAGTACGTGGTACGGTATCAGGCCCTCTGACAGAACAACGACTGCGTACGGCTGCGCAATCTTCTGCGCACTAGGGGCGCAGTCAACCCCCAGCTAGTTCTCCTGGTGAGAAAACCTTTTTCAGCTATTGGGGTTTTGATACCAATCGGTATATTTGCCCCGTCTTCCACCCGCTACCATGTCCAAAGCCGAGCGCACCCGCCAGTTCATCATCGAGCAGACCGCCCCGATTTTCAACAAGCAGGGCTACGTGGGTACCTCCCTCAACGACCTGACGGCCGCCACTGGCCTCACCAAGGGCGCCATCTACGGCAACTTCGAAAACAAGGAGGAAGTGGCCCTGGCCGCCTTCGATTACAACCTGGGGCTGGTGCACGAAGGCCTGAACGCGGGCCTCTACAGCGCCGCCACCGTGCGCGAGAAGCTGCTGGCCATGCCCCGTTTCTACCGCGAGGCTTACCCGACGTTCTGCCAGCGCGGCGGCTGCCCGGTGCTCAATGCCGCCATCGAAACCGACGACGCGCCGCCCACGGCCTTACGCCAGCGGGTGCAAGACAGCCTGGCCCGCTGGCACCGCAACGTGGTGCGCCTCATCGAACAGGGCCAGCAGACCGGCGAGATTCAGCCCGCGGCTGAGGCGGGCCGCTACGCTACTTTGTTTATTGCCCTGACCGAAGGCGGAATCATGGTGGCCAAAGCCACCGGCGACGCCAAGGCGCTCTACACCAGCCTGGCCCACATCGAGCAGCTCATCGAAAAGGAGCTGGTGGTACGCTGACTTTTTTTTGCCTGTGAATATACCGATTGGTATAAAATTAACTCAACCTCTTTTCTCATGCCTGAGCTAAAACGAGTGGTCATTACCGGCGTCGGGGCGCTGACGCCCATTGGAAACACAGCCGCAGCCTTCGGGCAGGCCCTGCGCGCGGGCGTCAGCGGGGCCGGGCCTATCACCCGCTTTGATGCGGCCAAGTTCAAGACCCGCTTTGCCTGCGAAGTAAAGGGCTTTGAGCCGCTGAGCTTTTTCGAAAAGGCTGAGGCGCGCAAGTATGACCTGTTTACCCAGTACGCGCTGGTAGCTGCCGACGAAGCCATTCGCCACGCCGGCCTCGAATTCGGGACGCTGAACCGCAACCGGATCGGCGTGATCTGGGGTTCGGGCGTGGGCGGACTGGGCACCGTACAGGAACAGTTGCTGGAGTTTGCCCGCGGCGACGGTACCCCGCGCTTCAATCCCTTTCTGGGCACCAAGATGCTGGTTAACATTGCCGCTGGACTGATTTCCATCCGCTACGGGCTGCGCGGGCTGAACTTCACTACCGTTTCGGCCTGCGCCACCTCCACCACGGCTATCATTGAGGCTTTTAACTACCTGCGCTGGGGCCAGGCCGATGTACTGATTGCGGGCGGTTCGGAAGCGGCTATTAATGAAGTCGGGGTGGGCAGCTACAACGCTCTGCGCGCCCTTTCGACTCGCAATGACGACCCGGCCACTGCCTCCCGGCCCTTTGACCAGGCCCGCGACGGGTTCGTGGTAGGCGAGGGAGCCGGAGCCTTGGTGCTGGAAGAATACGAGCACGCCCGGCGGCGCGGAGCCACCATTCTAGCCGAAGTAGTTGGCGGAGGCATGGCCGCCGACGCCTACCACCTCACTGGCACCCACCCCGAAGGCGAAGGCGCTTACCTGAGCATGCAGGCCGCCCTGGACGACGCCGGTCTGCACGCCGCCCAAATCGACTACCTGAACGCCCATGCCACTTCTACCGGTCTGGGGGATGCTTCCGAGCTACAGGCCATAACGCGGGTATTCGGGCCGGCGCCCCACCTGCATATCAGCGCCACCAAATCCATGACCGGCCACCTGTTGGGAGCAGCCGGGGCGGTGGAAGCCATTGCCTGCGTGCAGGCCGTGCAGGATGACGCAGTGCCGCCGACCATCAATACCCGGGAGCCCGAGGCCGAGTTTGCGCACCTGCAACTCACGCTGGGGCAGGCCGCTTACCGCCCCGTGTCCTACGCCATGAGCAATTCCTTTGGCTTTGGCGGGCACACGGCTACGCTCATCGTGCGCAAGTACCAGGGCCACTAACGACTTCATTTTCCGGCTGCGGCCGGAGTTTTTCTTTCACTCATTTTCTTACCAACCTCGTCATGAAAACCATCAATCACACGGCTCTTATTACCGGCGGCGGCTCGGGCATCGGGCTGGCTATTGCGCGTGTACTGAGCCAGCAGGGCAACCGCGTCATCATCACCGGCCGCAACGAAGCGCGCCTGCAGCAGGCCGCCGCCGAGTTGCCCGGCGTCACGCCCATTGCCTGCGACGTAAACGACGCGGCGTCGGTGCGCCGGTTAGTAGAGCGGATCGAAGCTGAGTTTGGGGAATTGAGCCTGCTGGTCAATAATGCTGGGCACGCCGCGGCCTACGAGTTGCTGCCTGGGGCCGGGGCCCACGCCATGGCCGAGGCCGAAATGCAAACCAACTACCTGGCTGTCGTCCGGCTGACTGAAGCCCTGTTGCCGGTGCTGCAGCGCCAGCCCGAGGCGGCGGTGGTAAACGTGTCGAGCATCGTGGCTTTCGTGCCCTCGGCCATCGTCCCGACCTATACGGCCAGCAAGGCGGCGCTGCATTCCTACACCCAGAGCCTGCGCCACACCCTGAGCCAGCACCTGCCGGGCGTGAAGGTGTTTGAGCTGATGCCGCCGCTGGTGGATACCGAGTTTTCGGCCGTCATTGGTGGGGCTAATGGCATTGCGCCCCGGCAGGTGGCCGAAGCCTTGCTGACGGCCCTGGAGCAGGACGTGTTCGAAATCCACGTGGGGCAAACTGCCGACCTCTACCGCCTCGCTCTGGCCAACCCGGCCCAGGCCTTTGCCGTGATGAACAGCAGGTTCCAGGCTGCCGGAGCCCACTAAGCTGCCGTCTTGCTGGTTGCGGGATGAGCAGGCATGACGCGCTGGCTTCGGGAGCTACGCCAGCTCCTGAGGCCGGCGCGTCGGTTGTGAACAGCCTACTGCAGCAGCACTGCCACGTCGGCCCGGCGCGACTCGGGCGTTACTTTCAGGTTCTGGACCTTCCCATCTTTCACGGTGCATTCCACGGTGGTCTGGTAGGGGGCGTGGAGCTTGAAATGCACGTCCCAGCTTTTGGGCCAGGCCGGCAGCAGGTAGATTTTCCGCTCGTGGGTTTGCAGCAACATTTCCTGCAGGCCAATCATGCCCGCGCCGCCCCAGTTGTGGTCGGGGGCCCAGTCGTAGCCCGGGCCCCAGAAGGCGGGGAAGCGGCGGCCGGAGTCCTGCAGCTTCTGCACCGTGAGGGCGGCGGCTTCGTCGGTCAGGCCCAGGCGGGCGGCGAAGATATTGTGCTGCTTCCAGCCGATGTGGGAGCGGAATTTCTGCACGTCCGGGTCGTAGCGGTAGGTATTCCGGGCGGTTTCCAGGTCGGGCTTGCCAATGCCGTAAAGGCCCCAGGGAAACACCGGGTAGAGCTGCGGGCTTTCCACGTTGTTGACCCGCTCCCAGCTTTTGGCCGGTGCCAGCATCTTATGGCCATCAGTTTCACGGAAGCTGATATCGGGAATTCGGCCGAGCAGGGCCGTCCAGGTCCTGCGCTGCTCCGCGGTGCCGACTTGTGGCGGCAGCGCCAGCAGACGCGTGAGCACCGTACGTAGGCCGCTGATGGTGGCCGTGGAGTTGTAGGCCATCTTGTAGGTCTCGGCGCCCGAGCCGGGGTAGAGTACGAGGTGACCTTCACCGTCGAGGGACTTGGCACCGCGCTGCCGGGCCAGCTGCTGGTAGTGCTGGTCGAAGAAGGTCAGGCAGCTTTCGATGAAGCGCAAATAGGGCCGCACGTCCTGGGCAGCGTACTGCTGAGCGTCGAGCATCATCAGGCAGAATTCCAGCACGGTGTCCCACTCGTATTCCAGCCAGGCGTTGTACTCCAGGCCCTTGTCGAATTCGGCGGGGCGCTTCCAATTGTACTCGGCGGGGTTGGGCAGGCCAAAGTTTTCGAGCTGCTCGGTGAAACAGGCGCCGGGGTGGTTCCAGTAGGTCTGGCTGCGCAGCTCCGCGTTCCGAAGAATGCGCAGGTAGAAGTCGAACTGGGGCTGCATGAGGGCCACGTCGCCGCTTTTGAGCAGGGGCCAGTACACCAGGCGCTGGTTCTGGGCTGTGTGGGTACCGCCGCCCCAGTTGCGGAAGTCGGGAGTAAACTTAAGTGTAGAGTCGGTCAGGGCCGGGTCGTAGGTAAACAGGCCGCCGTTGAACTTAGTCGG
Above is a genomic segment from Hymenobacter cellulosivorans containing:
- a CDS encoding DUF5703 domain-containing protein, with the translated sequence MSPGSGSRPRRNTAFFLCEPKGGVFCQRRRETTAWAFLLLLTSLRASAQSPELATNNITWTSPSRNAAESMPCGGGDIGLNVWSENGDVLFYAARSGTFDENNSLLKLGRVRLRLTPNPFEPGSSFTQTLNLQTGDVTLTGAKGPLKAQVHIWVDVFRPVVHVEVSSNQKLSAEARYESWRHQDRVLKGKENNQNSYKWAPQGEVRTRHDSIAFRSGTVEFVHQNRPVTVFDVTVRQQGLEAVKSQLFNPLQNLVFGGVLTGENMQSAGTTEGEYQRTPFRAYALRSHSAARSHSLTLALHTSHTPSLPQWQQELQQTLRAAQHNPKAARQQTLTWWRSFWQRSFIHVQPGKSAPNSAEWQAGRNYQLMRYLLGCNALSQWPTKFNGGLFTYDPALTDSTLKFTPDFRNWGGGTHTAQNQRLVYWPLLKSGDVALMQPQFDFYLRILRNAELRSQTYWNHPGACFTEQLENFGLPNPAEYNWKRPAEFDKGLEYNAWLEYEWDTVLEFCLMMLDAQQYAAQDVRPYLRFIESCLTFFDQHYQQLARQRGAKSLDGEGHLVLYPGSGAETYKMAYNSTATISGLRTVLTRLLALPPQVGTAEQRRTWTALLGRIPDISFRETDGHKMLAPAKSWERVNNVESPQLYPVFPWGLYGIGKPDLETARNTYRYDPDVQKFRSHIGWKQHNIFAARLGLTDEAAALTVQKLQDSGRRFPAFWGPGYDWAPDHNWGGAGMIGLQEMLLQTHERKIYLLPAWPKSWDVHFKLHAPYQTTVECTVKDGKVQNLKVTPESRRADVAVLLQ